The following proteins are encoded in a genomic region of Schistocerca serialis cubense isolate TAMUIC-IGC-003099 chromosome 9, iqSchSeri2.2, whole genome shotgun sequence:
- the LOC126419462 gene encoding tigger transposable element-derived protein 6-like, which produces MLQEKALKFSSARGIPNFNASNGWLGQFRVRHSIVFRAFCGGRAEVNQDVESDWKSRLSVITSAYCDRDIDKDEAGLFFKLIPDKTLTVNAGQCRGGKTEKQGSTFGLCANLYGEKEEPAEIHTANRASKPVAFPSKTMTFSYLVSLGIQIKMHD; this is translated from the coding sequence ATGTTGCAAGAAAAAGCTCTCAAATTTTCCTCTGCTCGCGGAATTcctaatttcaatgcaagcaacggCTGGTTGGGCCAGTTCCGTGTTCGACACAGTATTGTTTTCCGAGCGTTCTGTGGAGGAAGAGCAGAAGTTAATCAAGATGTTGAATCCGACTGGAAGTCGAGGCTGAGCGTAATTACAAGTGCATATTGTGATAGAGACATTGACAAGGATGAAGCAGGTCTATTTTTTAAACTTATTCCAGACAAAACACTGACTGTGAATGCTGGACAGTGCAGAGGCGGCAAGACAGAGAAACAAGGATCAACGTTCGGTCTTTGTGCTAACCTCTACGGTGAAAAAGAAGAACCAGCAGAGATACATACAGCAAACCGTGCTTCAAAACCAGTAGCATTTCCTTCAAAAACAATGACATTTTCTTACTTGGTGTCTCTTGGCATTCAGATAAAAATGCATGATTGA